In one Gossypium hirsutum isolate 1008001.06 chromosome D09, Gossypium_hirsutum_v2.1, whole genome shotgun sequence genomic region, the following are encoded:
- the LOC107891975 gene encoding beta-1,2-xylosyltransferase XYXT1: MHVVLFKGKEMGEKITYETIFARSFSRYDQKKLGYGAFLGCLLIALSFCIVFKPYLGPLPVLNMRMSMDVGLNMLRIMDSFSSEKLRGGDISSSMTTIVTETSSSEIEMVEESNTTGTNETISNGTTVINNKNSSQQKEMKTVCHVEESTEFCEMNGDIRVDGKSSTVFMAVDTMVANSSWVIGPYARRGDEEAFKRITKWSIKSGVDAYEEAPQCDQRHNVPAIIFSTGGYAGNNFHDYTDIVLPLYLTSRQFDGEVKFLITDKNPWWIEKFRNILQKLSRYELVDIDKEVNVHCFTSVIVGLKRYPKELKIDPSKSPYSMKEFRQFLRSAYSLKKENAINMKDNGGKKRPRLLIVSRKSTRAFTNTNAISGMATRLGYEVVVTEVDSHVARVAEMVNSCDVMMGVHGAGLTNMVFLPENAILIQVIPIGGFEWLAKTDFGEPSKDMNLRYIGYKIKTEESSLIQQYPPDHEVLNDPYAVQKRGWYEFKSIYLQKQNVNLDVDRFRATLLRALELLHQ, translated from the exons ATGCATGTAGTTTTATTCAAAGGAAAAGAAATGGGTGAGAAAATAACGTATGAGACCATTTTTGCTAGAAGCTTTAGCCGCTATGACCAAAAGAAGTTAGGATATGGAGCATTTCTTGGTTGTTTGCTCATTGCGTTGAGCTTCTGCATTGTCTTCAAGCCTTATTTGGGTCCTCTTCCAGTTC TAAATATGAGGATGTCAATGGATGTTGGTCTCAACATGTTACGGATTATGGATTCATTCAGCTCTGAGAAGCTAAGGGGTGGTGATATAAGCAGTTCCATGACAACAATTGTGACCGAAACAAGCAGTTCTGAGATTGAAATGGTGGAGGAAAGTAATACAACCGGCACTAACGAAACAATAAGCAATGGCACCACGGTGATCAATAATAAAAACAGCAGTCAGCAAAAGGAGATGAAGACAGTTTGCCATGTAGAAGAAAGCACAGAATTTTGTGAGATGAATGGAGATATAAGAGTTGATGGAAAATCTTCTACAGTTTTCATGGCTGTTGATACCATGGTAGCAAATAGCTCGTGGGTTATCGGCCCTTATGCTCGAAGAGGAGACGAAGAGGCATTTAAACGTATAACCAAATGGTCTATAAAATCAGGTGTCGATGCCTATGAAGAAGCACCTCAATGCGATCAAAGGCATAATGTTCCAGCCATCATTTTCTCCACCGGAGGATATGCAGGAAACAATTTCCATGACTACACCGACATCGTGCTTCCTCTATATTTAACTTCTCGACAGTTTGATGGAGAAGTGAAGTTTCTCATTACTGATAAAAATCCATGGTGGATTGAAAAGTTCCGAAATATACTACAGAAGCTTTCTAGATATGAGTTGGTCGACATTGATAAAGAAGTAAACGTTCATTGTTTCACAAGTGTGATAGTTGGCCTAAAGCGTTATCCTAAAGAGCTGAAGATTGATCCATCAAAATCACCTTATTCTATGAAAGAGTTCAGGCAGTTTTTGAGAAGTGCTTATTCCTTGAAAAAAGAAAACGCCATCAACATGAAGGATAATGGTGGGAAGAAAAGGCCTAGGCTTCTCATTGTTTCAAGAAAGAGTACTCGAGCATTTACAAATACCAACGCCATTTCTGGGATGGCAACAAGGTTAGGCTACGAAGTAGTGGTAACGGAGGTGGATTCGCACGTAGCAAGAGTTGCAGAAATGGTGAATTCGTGTGACGTAATGATGGGAGTCCATGGAGCTGGGTTGACCAACATGGTTTTTCTCCCTGAGAATGCAATTTTGATACAAGTTATTCCCATCGGAGGGTTCGAATGGTTGGCTAAAACCGACTTCGGAGAGCCATCCAAGGACATGAACCTAAGATACATTGGATATAAAATTAAAACGGAGGAGAGTAGCTTGATACAACAATATCCACCGGATCATGAGGTATTGAACGATCCCTATGCCGTACAGAAACGGGGTTGGTATGAATTCAAGTCCATATATTTGCAGAAACAGAATGTGAACCTTGATGTGGATAGGTTTAGAGCCACTTTGTTAAGAGCACTTGAGCTCTTACATCAgtaa
- the LOC121203066 gene encoding nardilysin-like isoform X6 — MKLVVIGGESLDVLQHWVVELFSDVRQGSQGKPEFKVEGPVWRAGKLYRLEAVKDVHILELRWALPCLLQAYLQKPEDYLAHLLGHDFRIEMDFQLGGCIEPGEVYDK; from the exons ATGAAGTTAGTGGTAATTGGTGGTG AGTCTTTGGATGTACTTCAGCACTGGGTTGTTGAATTATTTTCTGACGTCAGACAAGGTTCTCAAGGAAAGCCAGAGTTTAAGGTGGAAGGTCCTGTCTGGAGAGCTGGTAAACTTTACAGGTTAGAGGCAGTTAAGGATGTCCATATCCTTGAATTAAGGTGGGCGCTGCCTTGTCTTTTGCAAGCGTATCTGCAGAAACCAGAAGATTATCTGGCTCATCTTCTTGGCCATG ATTTCAGAATTGAGATGGATTTCCAGCTTGGAGGATGTATAGAGCCTGGAGAAGTTTATGATAAATAA
- the LOC121203066 gene encoding nardilysin-like isoform X1, with the protein MEGNKKSLVDAIEKGIDLCKQILELYNDYYHGGLMKLVVIGGESLDVLQHWVVELFSDVRQGSQGKPEFKVEGPVWRAGKLYRLEAVKDVHILELRWALPCLLQAYLQKPEDYLAHLLGHDFRIEMDFQLGGCIEPGEVYDK; encoded by the exons ATGGAAGGAAACAAGAAGAGCCTGGTTGATGCTATTGAGAAAGGGATTGATCTATGCAAACAAATACTAGAACTGTATAATGATTATTACCATGGCGGACTGATGAAGTTAGTGGTAATTGGTGGTG AGTCTTTGGATGTACTTCAGCACTGGGTTGTTGAATTATTTTCTGACGTCAGACAAGGTTCTCAAGGAAAGCCAGAGTTTAAGGTGGAAGGTCCTGTCTGGAGAGCTGGTAAACTTTACAGGTTAGAGGCAGTTAAGGATGTCCATATCCTTGAATTAAGGTGGGCGCTGCCTTGTCTTTTGCAAGCGTATCTGCAGAAACCAGAAGATTATCTGGCTCATCTTCTTGGCCATG ATTTCAGAATTGAGATGGATTTCCAGCTTGGAGGATGTATAGAGCCTGGAGAAGTTTATGATAAATAA
- the LOC121203066 gene encoding nardilysin-like isoform X7 gives MKLVVIGGESLDVLQHWVVELFSDVRQGSQGKPEFKVEGPVWRAGKLYRLEAVKDVHILELRWALPCLLQAYLQKPEDYLAHLLGHELRWISSLEDV, from the exons ATGAAGTTAGTGGTAATTGGTGGTG AGTCTTTGGATGTACTTCAGCACTGGGTTGTTGAATTATTTTCTGACGTCAGACAAGGTTCTCAAGGAAAGCCAGAGTTTAAGGTGGAAGGTCCTGTCTGGAGAGCTGGTAAACTTTACAGGTTAGAGGCAGTTAAGGATGTCCATATCCTTGAATTAAGGTGGGCGCTGCCTTGTCTTTTGCAAGCGTATCTGCAGAAACCAGAAGATTATCTGGCTCATCTTCTTGGCCATG AATTGAGATGGATTTCCAGCTTGGAGGATGTATAG
- the LOC121203066 gene encoding nardilysin-like isoform X2, translated as MEGNKKSLVDAIEKGIDLCKQILELYNDYYHGGLMKLVVIGGESLDVLQHWVVELFSDVRQGSQGKPEFKVEGPVWRAGKLYRLEAVKDVHILELRWALPCLLQAYLQKPEDYLAHLLGHELRWISSLEDV; from the exons ATGGAAGGAAACAAGAAGAGCCTGGTTGATGCTATTGAGAAAGGGATTGATCTATGCAAACAAATACTAGAACTGTATAATGATTATTACCATGGCGGACTGATGAAGTTAGTGGTAATTGGTGGTG AGTCTTTGGATGTACTTCAGCACTGGGTTGTTGAATTATTTTCTGACGTCAGACAAGGTTCTCAAGGAAAGCCAGAGTTTAAGGTGGAAGGTCCTGTCTGGAGAGCTGGTAAACTTTACAGGTTAGAGGCAGTTAAGGATGTCCATATCCTTGAATTAAGGTGGGCGCTGCCTTGTCTTTTGCAAGCGTATCTGCAGAAACCAGAAGATTATCTGGCTCATCTTCTTGGCCATG AATTGAGATGGATTTCCAGCTTGGAGGATGTATAG
- the LOC121203066 gene encoding nardilysin-like isoform X4, giving the protein MEGNKKSLVDAIEKGIDLCKQILELYNDYYHGGLMKLVVIGGESLDVLQHWVVELFSDVRQGSQGKPEFKVEGPVWRAGKLYRLEAVKDVHILELRWALPCLLQAYLQKPEDYLAHLLGHATLFAC; this is encoded by the exons ATGGAAGGAAACAAGAAGAGCCTGGTTGATGCTATTGAGAAAGGGATTGATCTATGCAAACAAATACTAGAACTGTATAATGATTATTACCATGGCGGACTGATGAAGTTAGTGGTAATTGGTGGTG AGTCTTTGGATGTACTTCAGCACTGGGTTGTTGAATTATTTTCTGACGTCAGACAAGGTTCTCAAGGAAAGCCAGAGTTTAAGGTGGAAGGTCCTGTCTGGAGAGCTGGTAAACTTTACAGGTTAGAGGCAGTTAAGGATGTCCATATCCTTGAATTAAGGTGGGCGCTGCCTTGTCTTTTGCAAGCGTATCTGCAGAAACCAGAAGATTATCTGGCTCATCTTCTTGGCCATG CCACGTTGTTTGCATGCTGA
- the LOC121203066 gene encoding nardilysin-like isoform X5: MEGNKKSLVDAIEKGIDLCKQILELYNDYYHGGLMKLVVIGGESLDVLQHWVVELFSDVRQGSQGKPEFKVEGPVWRAGKLYRLEAVKDVHILELRWALPCLLQAYLQKPEDYLAHLLGHE, encoded by the exons ATGGAAGGAAACAAGAAGAGCCTGGTTGATGCTATTGAGAAAGGGATTGATCTATGCAAACAAATACTAGAACTGTATAATGATTATTACCATGGCGGACTGATGAAGTTAGTGGTAATTGGTGGTG AGTCTTTGGATGTACTTCAGCACTGGGTTGTTGAATTATTTTCTGACGTCAGACAAGGTTCTCAAGGAAAGCCAGAGTTTAAGGTGGAAGGTCCTGTCTGGAGAGCTGGTAAACTTTACAGGTTAGAGGCAGTTAAGGATGTCCATATCCTTGAATTAAGGTGGGCGCTGCCTTGTCTTTTGCAAGCGTATCTGCAGAAACCAGAAGATTATCTGGCTCATCTTCTTGGCCATG AATGA
- the LOC121203066 gene encoding nardilysin-like isoform X3: MEGNKKSLVDAIEKGIDLCKQILELYNDYYHGGLMKLVVIGGESLDVLQHWVVELFSDVRQGSQGKPEFKVEGPVWRAGKLYRLEAVKDVHILELRWALPCLLQAYLQKPEDYLAHLLGHDNITVAR, translated from the exons ATGGAAGGAAACAAGAAGAGCCTGGTTGATGCTATTGAGAAAGGGATTGATCTATGCAAACAAATACTAGAACTGTATAATGATTATTACCATGGCGGACTGATGAAGTTAGTGGTAATTGGTGGTG AGTCTTTGGATGTACTTCAGCACTGGGTTGTTGAATTATTTTCTGACGTCAGACAAGGTTCTCAAGGAAAGCCAGAGTTTAAGGTGGAAGGTCCTGTCTGGAGAGCTGGTAAACTTTACAGGTTAGAGGCAGTTAAGGATGTCCATATCCTTGAATTAAGGTGGGCGCTGCCTTGTCTTTTGCAAGCGTATCTGCAGAAACCAGAAGATTATCTGGCTCATCTTCTTGGCCATG atAATATTACGGTTGCCCGATGA